TCTGCAGGCTGTACTTGCCAACCTTTTTGTAATCAAGCAGACATCCCTTTTCGGATTCACGGTAACCTGCAGCGATGTCTATGCTATCGGAAGCGTTCTGGGATTAAACCTCATTCAAGAGTACTTCGGCCAAGAGAGCGCAAAGCGCGCAGCATGGATCTGCTTTTTCGTCATGATCTTCTTTGCTCTCATGGCAGGGCTCCACCTCATTTACATACCAAGCTCGGGAGATGCAACGCAAGCCTCCTTCCTCACAGTACTTAGCGCAACACCCCGGCTTTTAATCGCCTCCCTACTCACTTTTTTGATCGTTCAACAGCTCGACGTCCGCCTCTATGGCTGGACAAAGAACCTCATGCCCTCCGCCTCCTTTCCTTTTCGCAACACTTTCACTCTTATTATCTCTCAACTTTTAGATACCTCGCTCTTCACCTTTTTGGGGCTCTATGGCCTCGTTACCTCAGCGGGCGACATTCTTCTATTTAGCTTCCTTATTAAACTGCTTATCATCTTCGTGATGATGCCTGCTCTTTCACTTCTTAAACGCTGGGTTTATGACTAGTACACTCTGCTTCTCCTTTGAGCTCCTACACACCTCTAAAAAATCTAAGGCCCGTGTAGGAAAGATTCACACCCCGCACGGAGTTATTGATACGCCCAACTTTGTGGCTGTTGGAACAAATGGCACTCTGAAAGCCCTCGATAATGTACTGGTAAGTGAGATCGGCCTGCAGCTTATGTTTTGCAACACCTACCATTTGATGCTCCAACCGGGAACAGAGGTTGTAAGGCAAGCTGGAGGGCTGCATAATTTCATCAACCGCCAGATGCCGATCATCACAGACTCTGGGGGATTTCAAGTCTTTAGTCTCGCTTACGGCTCCGTTGCAGACGAGCTCAAAAGCCGCGGAACAAAGAAAGAGAGCGGCAGCGTCTTAAAAATTACAGAAGAGGGAGTTCTCTTCCGCTCCTACCGAGATGGAAAGAAGATCCTGCTCACC
Above is a genomic segment from Chlamydiales bacterium containing:
- a CDS encoding queuosine precursor transporter, with protein sequence MNEILFLSHLIIVLIFAWGALKLGKEALISWVALQAVLANLFVIKQTSLFGFTVTCSDVYAIGSVLGLNLIQEYFGQESAKRAAWICFFVMIFFALMAGLHLIYIPSSGDATQASFLTVLSATPRLLIASLLTFLIVQQLDVRLYGWTKNLMPSASFPFRNTFTLIISQLLDTSLFTFLGLYGLVTSAGDILLFSFLIKLLIIFVMMPALSLLKRWVYD